From Actinomyces procaprae:
GTATCTCGTCGATGATCGTCTGCCAGGTCTCAGGGGTGGTGTCTGAGGAATCGAGCAGCGGGCTCAGGGTCGTGAGCGTGTAAGTTGCACCGGACGACGACGCCTCCCGTGGCGAAGAGCCGGCAGGGCGCTGCGCCTTGGATATCGGGCGTGTGGGAGCGGGCGGGACCAGCCGGGACAACCAGCTGTCAAGGTCGGCGCCGGGGCGGAGTCCGCGGGGCGAATCGACCATGCCGATGGTGCCGCCGGCGTAGATGAAGTGGATGTGCATAAGTCCAGGGTACGCAGCTCTTGGCCCGGCATTGTGCTCCAAACCACCGTCCGGGATTGGGGTGGCGGATTGCGCGGCGCGGCCGTCAGGCGGTAACGTGCGTCTCGCCGCTTTGGCGGCAGGCCACCTTAGCTCAGTCGGCAGAGCGATTCACTCGTAATGAATAGGTCGTGGGTTCGATTCCCACAGGTGGCTCCGTCAATCGTTGGACCGAGGGTTTGTTCGATGATAGAACTAGCCCCGCCATGCCGTAATTTCCGATTTCCTTGCTTCAATTGGCTGGTTATGTCTATCCTGTTACCCGGGATGATCCCGCACCAGAGGTGGGACCCGCATGATCTGTGGCAAGGAGGACCAATATGGCACAGAAGACCCAGATTGTTCTTGTGGATGACATCGACGGCTCTGAGGCGACTCAGACCATTACCTTCGCTCTCGATGGTGTCACTTACGAGATCGACCTCAACGAGGAGCACGCGGCCGCATTGCGCGAGTCGATCGAGGAATGGACGGTGAAGGCCCGCCGCCGTGGCGGTCGCCGCACGCTCCGTCGTCGCCCGCCTACGGGCGTCACCCAGAAGATTCGTGAGTGGGCCCGTGCCAACGGCTATGAGGTCTCTGACCGTGGGCGCATTCCTGCTCCGGTGCGCGAGGCCTACATGGCGGCCAACAACCCCAGCAACAACGGCTGAGGCGAGCACGCGGCCGCCCCGGGGCGGCCGTGCGCGGCCGCGGCGGAATCGCGCGGCGCGGAACCGTCCGTGTCACCAGGCCCCTGGATCCG
This genomic window contains:
- a CDS encoding histone-like nucleoid-structuring protein Lsr2 gives rise to the protein MAQKTQIVLVDDIDGSEATQTITFALDGVTYEIDLNEEHAAALRESIEEWTVKARRRGGRRTLRRRPPTGVTQKIREWARANGYEVSDRGRIPAPVREAYMAANNPSNNG